The nucleotide sequence AATGTATATCCGCAATTGCACCAGTAAAGGTTAAAAGCGAATCGAAATGTTGATTTTAGTTAAAATATCAACTCCTTCGGTCTTCAGTCTTCAAACTCCCGACCGCTTAAGCAAAGGATTTAAGGTTACTGGCATCTTTGCGGATAATCAGATTAAATAATTACACATCAGTAATTCATTCACCCAAATAACTAAAATCATTTGTAAATAAATGAAATCCCCCCATTGCTTCATTCTTCTTTATATCCTTGTTTTGGCCACCCTGTTTTCTTGTGGCCCAAAAGAAGCCTCCAAAAAATATAAAATAGGCTTCTCCCAATGTGTCAGCAATGATGCCTGGAGAAAAGCCATGCATGACGAAATGTACCGCGAACTGTCCTTCTATCCTGACTTGAGTTTGGAAATAAAGGATGCAAAGGGGGACAATGCTACTCAAATCCGCCAAATAAAAGAACTGGTGGAATCTGGGATTGACTTATTGATTGTATCACCTAATGAATCATCGCCGATAACCCCAATTGTAGAGGAGGTTTTCCAAAATGGAACACCAGTGATCGTAGTAGACCGAAAAACTTCCTCAAACCTATATTCGGCCTATGTAGGTGGCAATAATTATGAGGTGGGATTCACGGCAGGACAGTATATCCGTAATCTTCTAAATGGCAAAGGTGAAATTTTGGAAATTTGGGGGCTTAGAGGTAGCTCCCCGGCTGTAGAAAGACACAGAGGGCTGCTCAATGCTTTTCAAGGTTCAGACATTAATATTGTCACTGAGATCAGTGGACAATGGGAAAAAGACACTGCCAAAAACCAACTAAGGGCCCATCTGTTAAAAGAAAATATTCCTGAATTTGACTTAATATTTGGTCATAATGATGTAATGGCCATAGGCGCACATGAAATATGCAATGCATTAAATATCCACCATAAAAAATTCCTGGGAGTAGACGCCCTTCCCGGTCCTTACGGAGGAATCCAAGCTGTAACAGATGATGTACTCGACGCTACTTTTTTCTACCCCACTGGTGGAGACAAATCCATTGAAGTGGCCCATAAGATACTTAAAGGTGAATACTTTGAAAAAGAAAACATCCTTCAAACAGCCGTGGTTGATTCATCCAATGTCCGGATCATCAAACAACAGACAGATAAAATCATAGATCAACAAGACAATATTACCCGTCAAAGAGACCGGATCAATATTCAAATGGAGATTTACAAAAACCAAAGAACTTTTCTCTTTGTTTTCGGCCTTACTTTGGTAGTAGCCATCATTTCACTGGCCTATATTTTCAAATCCCTAAGAGATAAACAAGAAATCAATGAGGAAGTAAATAATCCTCGGGGCAAGCCCACGAGGCATTATTGGTCAATCGAATATTTTTAATTGATAATTGGTCTTCAGTTTTTTATATCCTTTTTCCAGCCCTTGACTCTTTACATAATTAGCGATCTTTTCCTCTGTTCCATGTTGGCCTACCGTATTGACAAAATATCCCTTACCCCAAAACTCCCCTCCCCAGAGCTGTTTTTTCACCTCTGGGCATTCTTTAAACACCTCTCGTGACACTAAACTCTTTATCTTTCTCACTATTTTGGTTATACTATACGTTGGAACCGATTGGATCAGAAAATGTACATGGTCAGCATCTGTACCGATTTCCAGAAATTTAATCTCATATCTTAGTTCTATCTGTTCACACGTCGATGTCAGAACTTTATCAACCTCTTTACTGAACACTACTCGTCTATATTTTGCTGAGCAAACTATATGGTACAGCAAAACTGATACATTATGACTCTTATGGATATACTTACTTTCTTGCGACATCGAGTCACAAGATAGTAAAACGAGGCTAGCCTCGGGGAATTTGACCCTAAGAGATTAAAAAACAAAAACAAGGAGATCTCAGAACAAAAAGACAAAGTCCTTGAACTATCCCAAAAGGCTGAAAAAGCCACTCAACAAAAATTTGAGTTCTTCACCAATATTTCCCATGAATTCAGGACTCCGCTTACTTTGATCCAAGCTCCAGTTGAAGACCTCCTAAACAATAAAGATGCCGCTCCCTTTAAAAATGATCTGTCATTGATAAGGAAAAATTCAATGCGGCTATTACGATTGGTCAATCAACTAATGGACCTGAGAAAGTTAGATTCTGCAAAAATGCATATAAAGGCTGCGGAACATGACATCATTCCTTTTTTGGAAGAAATCATGTCCTCTTTCCAAAAATTAGCACTGCAAAGTGGCATTACCTTTAAACTTATAACAGAAGACAGAAATCTCAAGTTATGGTTTGATCCCATGATGCTGGACAAAGTCATGTTCAACCTACTTTCCAATGCTTTTAAATTCACACATGAAAAGGGAAGCATCATCATTAAAGTAGAACAAAATGCACTTTCAAATGAAGTACTGATAAAAGTTGAAGATACAGGTGAAGGTATGTCTGAAGAATCTGTCAAACATATATTCAACCGATTTTATCAGGGAGAGAATTTTTCCCAATCTGGATCAGGTCTTGGCCTGGCACTGTCCAAGGACTTGATTGAACTACATCATGGACATATAGAAGTTGAAAGCCATCTGGGTAATGGCACTAAATTTTCTGTTCATCTTAAAAGCGGAAAAGCCCATTTTAATTCATCTGAAATAATCGAAGGTGAGCATCAGCAATATTTCTCTGAAGAAAACATAAGTTTTGAAGATTTTGAGCCCCGCCCTGTGATGGTTGAAAGTGACGAACCAAAAGAACATACCGTTCTTGTCATTGAAGATGAAAAACCCATACGGGATTATCTGTGTAAGCAGCTGGGAAAACACTTTCATATCATCCAAGCTGAAAATCTTGAAACAGGTCTAAACAAGGCCCTGGACCAAGTTCCCGACCTTATTACCATTGACCTGATGCTCCAGCAGAAAAACGGATTTGATATAGTTAAAATCCTGAAAAATGACATCAGAACCTCACATATCCCCATCATTGTAATAACTGCTAAAAAAGGAATCGAAGAACGCATAAAAGGCATCAAACTGGGAATAGATGATTATATCACCAAACCATTTAGCTTTGAATTGGTCCTCGAAAGAATCAAAATGCTCCTGGCCAATAGGCAAAAATTAAGAGAACATTATATTCATGAATTGCCTGTCGAAAATACGGCCATTACTAAACAGTCTCCTGACAAAAAGTTTGTAAGTAACTTCACTGCACTGGTGGAGAAAAATATCTCCAATTCCCAATTTGGCGTCAATGAAATTTGTCTGGAAATGGGACTTTCCAGAGGCCAGCTTTACAGAAAATTAAAAGCCCTTTTGGGATACAGTGTAAATGACTATATCAATAAGGTCAGATTAAAGAAAGCCAAACACCTCCTTTTGACAGAAAACTCTCCCATTGCTGACATTGCCTTTCAGGTAGGTTTTACGACTTCAGCCTACTTTTCCACTGCATTTAAAAACCACTTTGGCATTACGCCTTCTGAGTTTAGAGACCAACAACATCAAAATTGATTCAAATTTGAATCAATTTTG is from Echinicola marina and encodes:
- a CDS encoding substrate-binding domain-containing protein, yielding MKSPHCFILLYILVLATLFSCGPKEASKKYKIGFSQCVSNDAWRKAMHDEMYRELSFYPDLSLEIKDAKGDNATQIRQIKELVESGIDLLIVSPNESSPITPIVEEVFQNGTPVIVVDRKTSSNLYSAYVGGNNYEVGFTAGQYIRNLLNGKGEILEIWGLRGSSPAVERHRGLLNAFQGSDINIVTEISGQWEKDTAKNQLRAHLLKENIPEFDLIFGHNDVMAIGAHEICNALNIHHKKFLGVDALPGPYGGIQAVTDDVLDATFFYPTGGDKSIEVAHKILKGEYFEKENILQTAVVDSSNVRIIKQQTDKIIDQQDNITRQRDRINIQMEIYKNQRTFLFVFGLTLVVAIISLAYIFKSLRDKQEINEEVNNPRGKPTRHYWSIEYF
- the tnpA gene encoding IS200/IS605 family transposase, with translation MSQESKYIHKSHNVSVLLYHIVCSAKYRRVVFSKEVDKVLTSTCEQIELRYEIKFLEIGTDADHVHFLIQSVPTYSITKIVRKIKSLVSREVFKECPEVKKQLWGGEFWGKGYFVNTVGQHGTEEKIANYVKSQGLEKGYKKLKTNYQLKIFD
- a CDS encoding ATP-binding response regulator; amino-acid sequence: MSEQKDKVLELSQKAEKATQQKFEFFTNISHEFRTPLTLIQAPVEDLLNNKDAAPFKNDLSLIRKNSMRLLRLVNQLMDLRKLDSAKMHIKAAEHDIIPFLEEIMSSFQKLALQSGITFKLITEDRNLKLWFDPMMLDKVMFNLLSNAFKFTHEKGSIIIKVEQNALSNEVLIKVEDTGEGMSEESVKHIFNRFYQGENFSQSGSGLGLALSKDLIELHHGHIEVESHLGNGTKFSVHLKSGKAHFNSSEIIEGEHQQYFSEENISFEDFEPRPVMVESDEPKEHTVLVIEDEKPIRDYLCKQLGKHFHIIQAENLETGLNKALDQVPDLITIDLMLQQKNGFDIVKILKNDIRTSHIPIIVITAKKGIEERIKGIKLGIDDYITKPFSFELVLERIKMLLANRQKLREHYIHELPVENTAITKQSPDKKFVSNFTALVEKNISNSQFGVNEICLEMGLSRGQLYRKLKALLGYSVNDYINKVRLKKAKHLLLTENSPIADIAFQVGFTTSAYFSTAFKNHFGITPSEFRDQQHQN